The proteins below are encoded in one region of Flavobacterium nackdongense:
- a CDS encoding trans-sulfuration enzyme family protein — translation MNEQDFGFETNAIRNQLERTQYLEHSVPLYLTSSFVFEDAEDMRASFADEKDRNIYSRYSNPNTNEFVDKVCQMEGAAAGFAFASGMAAVYSTLAALLNSGDHIVSAGSVFGATHSLFINYFPKWGIETTYFDINKPETIESYIQPNTKILFAESPTNPAVDIIDLELLGTIAKKHNLILIIDNCFATPYLQQPIKWGADLVIHSATKLMDGQGRVLGGITVGDAELIQKIYLFSRLTGPALSPFNAWVLSKSLETLSIRLDRHCENALKVAEFLEQHPNVSLVKYPFLKSHPQYEIAKKQMKLGGNIVAFEIKGGLEAGRAFLDKIKLCSLSPNLGDTRTIVTHPASTTHSKLSVEERLAVSITDGLVRVSVGLETVKDVIADLEQALS, via the coding sequence ATGAACGAACAAGATTTTGGTTTTGAAACCAATGCCATACGCAATCAATTAGAGCGCACTCAATATTTAGAACATTCCGTGCCTTTGTACTTAACTTCCAGTTTTGTATTCGAAGATGCCGAAGATATGCGTGCTTCCTTTGCCGACGAAAAAGATAGAAATATTTACAGCCGTTACAGCAATCCGAATACCAATGAGTTTGTGGATAAAGTGTGTCAAATGGAAGGTGCAGCAGCTGGATTTGCTTTTGCATCGGGAATGGCGGCAGTGTATTCCACCTTGGCGGCTTTATTGAATTCAGGTGATCATATCGTTTCGGCAGGCAGTGTATTTGGCGCAACACACTCTTTGTTTATCAATTATTTTCCAAAATGGGGAATCGAAACTACCTATTTTGATATCAATAAACCCGAAACTATTGAAAGTTATATCCAGCCAAATACCAAAATTCTTTTTGCCGAATCGCCTACCAATCCAGCGGTAGATATTATTGATTTGGAGTTGTTGGGTACAATTGCCAAAAAACACAATTTAATTTTGATCATCGACAACTGTTTTGCTACGCCTTATTTACAACAACCTATAAAATGGGGAGCCGATTTGGTTATCCATTCGGCGACCAAATTAATGGACGGTCAAGGTAGAGTTTTGGGTGGAATAACCGTTGGTGATGCCGAATTGATTCAAAAAATCTATTTGTTTTCACGCTTAACAGGTCCTGCTTTATCGCCTTTTAATGCTTGGGTATTGTCTAAAAGTTTAGAAACTTTATCTATTCGTTTAGACAGACATTGCGAAAATGCCTTAAAAGTAGCCGAGTTTTTAGAACAACATCCGAATGTAAGTTTGGTGAAATATCCGTTCCTGAAATCGCACCCTCAATATGAAATTGCCAAAAAGCAAATGAAATTGGGAGGCAATATTGTCGCTTTTGAAATCAAAGGAGGTCTTGAAGCGGGAAGAGCTTTTTTAGATAAAATAAAATTGTGTTCATTGTCACCCAATTTAGGAGATACCAGAACGATTGTGACACATCCAGCCTCAACCACCCACAGTAAATTATCTGTCGAAGAACGTTTGGCAGTAAGCATCACCGATGGTTTGGTGCGAGTTTCTGTAGGTTTGGAAACTGTAAAAGATGTTATTGCAGATTTGGAGCAGGCTTTGTCGTAA
- a CDS encoding phosphoadenylyl-sulfate reductase, protein MSVSIVNTLLEKTASFSMEETLAFLASEYEGKVVFSTSFGQEDQVITALIAKNDLAINIFTLDTGRLFQETYDVFHKTQKKYKKDIKVYFPEAAAVEKLLEEKGPNSFYDSVENRKECCFIRKVAPLTKALKGNAIWITGLRAEQSENRNSLDLFEYDAHFDIIKFNPLLKWTLEDVQNYIDDNNVPQNALHKQGFVSIGCAPCTRAISEGEDIRAGRWWWESSHKECGLHQK, encoded by the coding sequence ATGAGTGTATCGATAGTAAATACTTTATTAGAAAAAACAGCTAGTTTCTCTATGGAGGAAACCTTGGCTTTTTTGGCTAGTGAATATGAAGGAAAAGTAGTGTTTTCGACTTCTTTCGGACAGGAAGACCAAGTGATTACAGCTTTAATCGCCAAGAATGATTTGGCAATAAACATTTTTACATTAGACACAGGGCGTTTGTTTCAGGAAACCTACGATGTTTTTCATAAAACTCAGAAGAAGTACAAAAAAGACATAAAAGTGTATTTTCCAGAAGCAGCTGCAGTAGAAAAATTATTGGAAGAAAAAGGTCCAAACAGTTTCTACGATTCGGTCGAGAACCGAAAAGAATGTTGTTTTATTCGAAAAGTAGCTCCATTGACCAAAGCTTTGAAAGGAAATGCCATTTGGATTACAGGTTTAAGAGCCGAACAATCGGAGAATAGAAATAGTTTGGATTTGTTTGAATACGATGCACATTTTGATATTATCAAATTCAATCCATTATTGAAATGGACTCTAGAAGACGTTCAGAACTACATAGACGATAATAATGTACCACAAAATGCACTTCACAAACAAGGTTTTGTAAGCATTGGTTGCGCGCCTTGTACCAGAGCAATTTCTGAGGGCGAAGACATAAGAGCCGGAAGATGGTGGTGGGAATCCAGTCATAAAGAGTGCGGTTTGCACCAAAAATAA
- a CDS encoding sulfate adenylyltransferase subunit 1 — translation MEVLKIATAGSVDDGKSTLIGRLLYDTQSLTTDKIEAIERSSKQKGYDYLDFSLATDGLVAEREQGITIDVAHIYFSTAKKSYIIADTPGHVEYTRNMVTGASTSQVSIILIDARKGVIEQTYRHFFINNLLRVKDVIVAVNKMDLVDYSEEVFNKIKADFQALNAKSSYKEQNVNYIPLSALTGDNVVETLGKMPWYKGQTILQHLEGLEAKDIYEKGKVRFPVQTVIRPKTEDYHDFRGYAGKIYGNTIKVGDAVTVLPSLTESKVSKIHFFDQQFDEAVAGSSIVLELENDINVTRGDMIVKSGELPRVEKDIETTVCWMDSKKLVAGTKYIVQHNTNRVLAKIDAVKNTISTDYSGTKEASQLAINEIGEVQIKLSKPLYFDAYSENKSNGAFILIDTATNTTAGVGFIK, via the coding sequence ATGGAAGTTTTAAAAATAGCAACAGCAGGAAGTGTAGATGACGGAAAGAGCACCTTAATCGGAAGATTATTATACGACACACAATCGTTGACGACGGATAAAATTGAAGCAATAGAAAGAAGCAGCAAACAAAAAGGATACGATTATCTCGATTTTTCTTTGGCTACTGATGGTTTGGTTGCCGAAAGAGAACAAGGAATTACGATTGATGTAGCACACATTTATTTTTCGACAGCCAAGAAAAGTTACATCATTGCCGATACACCAGGTCACGTTGAATATACCCGAAATATGGTTACGGGAGCTTCGACTTCGCAAGTTTCTATTATTTTGATTGATGCCCGAAAAGGCGTTATTGAGCAAACCTATCGTCACTTTTTCATCAATAATTTATTGAGAGTAAAAGATGTGATTGTGGCAGTAAACAAAATGGACTTGGTGGACTATTCCGAAGAAGTTTTCAACAAAATCAAAGCTGATTTTCAAGCCTTGAATGCGAAAAGTTCATACAAAGAACAAAATGTAAACTATATCCCTTTAAGTGCATTGACTGGAGATAATGTAGTCGAAACCTTGGGTAAAATGCCTTGGTACAAAGGGCAAACTATCCTACAACATTTAGAAGGATTAGAAGCGAAAGATATTTATGAAAAAGGTAAAGTACGTTTCCCGGTGCAAACGGTGATTCGTCCAAAAACTGAAGATTACCACGATTTTAGAGGATATGCTGGAAAAATATACGGCAATACTATCAAAGTAGGCGATGCCGTAACGGTGCTTCCTTCTTTGACAGAATCTAAAGTTTCGAAAATTCATTTTTTCGATCAACAATTTGACGAAGCCGTTGCAGGTTCTTCGATAGTTTTAGAATTAGAAAATGACATCAACGTGACTCGCGGCGATATGATTGTAAAATCAGGCGAATTGCCAAGAGTCGAAAAAGATATTGAAACCACAGTTTGTTGGATGGACAGTAAAAAATTGGTGGCAGGAACAAAATACATCGTTCAGCACAATACGAACCGCGTTTTGGCAAAAATTGATGCAGTAAAAAACACAATTTCCACTGATTATTCAGGAACAAAAGAAGCGTCACAATTAGCCATCAACGAAATTGGAGAAGTACAGATAAAATTGAGCAAGCCATTATATTTCGATGCGTACAGCGAAAACAAATCGAATGGCGCATTTATATTAATTGATACAGCTACGAACACTACCGCAGGAGTTGGATTTATAAAATAA
- the cysD gene encoding sulfate adenylyltransferase subunit CysD produces MSSILKTNALESEAIYIFREVISQFEKPVLLFSGGKDSITLVRLAQKAFFPAKIPFPLLHVDTGHNFPETIEFRDKLVAELGLELIVRNVQDSIDQGKVVEETGRYSSRNMLQTTTLLDAIEEFKFDACIGGARRDEEKARAKERIFSVRDDFGQWDEKNQRPELFDLLNGKIEIGQNVRVFPISNWTELDVWSYIEQEQIEIPSIYFSHKRKVFLRDGLIWSHSPYVYQEEDEQVEERIVRFRTVGDMSCTAAVESYAATIAEVVGEIRTSTISERGARIDDKRSEAAMEKRKQQGYF; encoded by the coding sequence ATGAGTTCCATATTAAAAACAAATGCTTTAGAAAGCGAAGCGATTTACATATTTAGAGAAGTAATTTCTCAATTCGAAAAGCCAGTTTTGCTTTTTTCTGGAGGAAAAGACTCCATTACATTGGTGCGATTAGCGCAAAAAGCGTTCTTCCCAGCCAAGATTCCTTTTCCGTTGTTACACGTTGACACAGGTCATAATTTTCCTGAAACTATCGAATTTAGAGACAAATTAGTAGCGGAATTAGGATTAGAATTAATCGTTCGCAATGTTCAGGATTCTATCGACCAAGGAAAAGTGGTGGAAGAAACGGGGCGTTATTCGAGTCGTAATATGTTGCAAACAACTACTCTTTTAGATGCTATCGAAGAATTCAAATTCGATGCTTGTATTGGTGGAGCGCGACGCGACGAAGAAAAAGCAAGAGCAAAAGAACGTATATTCTCGGTTCGTGATGATTTTGGTCAATGGGACGAAAAAAATCAACGCCCTGAATTATTCGATTTATTGAACGGAAAAATAGAAATAGGGCAAAACGTTCGTGTTTTCCCAATTTCAAATTGGACAGAATTAGATGTTTGGAGTTATATAGAACAAGAGCAAATCGAAATTCCATCGATTTACTTTTCACACAAACGTAAAGTTTTTTTGAGGGACGGTTTAATTTGGTCACATTCTCCTTATGTGTATCAAGAAGAAGACGAACAAGTCGAAGAACGAATTGTTCGCTTCAGAACCGTTGGTGATATGAGTTGTACCGCGGCAGTCGAATCGTATGCAGCTACAATCGCCGAAGTGGTTGGGGAAATCAGAACATCAACCATATCCGAAAGAGGCGCCAGAATCGATGACAAACGTTCTGAGGCCGCAATGGAAAAAAGAAAACAACAAGGATACTTTTAA
- a CDS encoding RrF2 family transcriptional regulator produces the protein MLSKKTKYGIKALTFLARQKDNTPVQIAEIAKAEHISLKFLESILLLLRHSGFLGAKKGKGGGYYLIKEPKDINMAKVYRILEGPIALLPCASHNFYEKCDDCTDESICAVRKLMMEVRDNTLMILENNSLADIAF, from the coding sequence ATGCTCTCCAAAAAAACAAAATACGGAATCAAAGCACTTACTTTCTTGGCTCGCCAGAAAGACAATACACCAGTGCAAATTGCTGAAATTGCCAAAGCGGAACACATTTCGCTAAAATTTTTAGAAAGTATTTTGTTGCTCCTGCGTCATTCCGGTTTTTTGGGTGCCAAAAAAGGCAAAGGCGGAGGTTACTATCTCATCAAAGAGCCCAAAGACATCAATATGGCCAAAGTGTATCGCATTCTCGAAGGACCAATTGCTTTGTTGCCTTGTGCCAGTCACAACTTCTACGAAAAATGCGACGATTGTACCGATGAATCCATTTGTGCTGTTCGCAAATTGATGATGGAAGTTCGCGACAATACCTTGATGATATTGGAAAACAACTCTCTTGCCGATATTGCATTTTAA
- a CDS encoding SMI1/KNR4 family protein: MNSFEEVKKELYKYENLGIEKFENGTILIGKALHIAPLAWLNKIYPVLNEDDILLIENELKTEVPLDYKNFLINFSNGLNIFVATFSLYGLRKVLGRSVEASRQPFSIFTPNSFERPENSKDHYFFIGGYNWDGSNLYIDKQTNKVHYCDRWDATSLFEWNSFDEMIVSEVKRITNLFDEKGVVLDENKYTTPIEIK; the protein is encoded by the coding sequence ATGAATAGTTTTGAAGAAGTAAAGAAAGAGTTATATAAGTATGAAAATCTAGGAATAGAGAAATTTGAAAACGGTACAATCCTAATAGGGAAAGCTTTGCATATAGCACCATTGGCGTGGCTTAATAAAATATATCCTGTGTTAAATGAAGATGATATTTTATTAATTGAAAATGAATTAAAGACGGAAGTGCCACTAGATTATAAGAATTTTTTAATCAATTTTAGTAATGGTCTAAATATTTTTGTTGCAACATTCAGTTTATATGGTCTAAGAAAAGTTTTAGGGCGTTCAGTAGAAGCAAGTAGACAACCATTTTCTATTTTTACGCCTAACTCATTTGAAAGGCCAGAAAACTCGAAAGATCATTATTTTTTTATTGGAGGTTACAATTGGGATGGTTCAAATTTATACATTGACAAGCAAACTAATAAAGTTCATTATTGTGATAGATGGGATGCTACTTCATTATTTGAGTGGAATTCATTTGATGAAATGATAGTTTCTGAAGTAAAACGAATAACTAATTTGTTTGATGAAAAAGGAGTTGTTTTGGATGAAAACAAGTATACAACTCCAATTGAAATAAAATAA
- a CDS encoding BRO-N domain-containing protein — protein MQSPNEIKLFEEKKVRTLWSEDKEEWYFSVIDIIESLTESSIPKRYWSDLKKKLLKEGSQLYEKIVQLKFKASDGKRYATDCLETQDVFRLIQSIPSPKAEPFKLWLAQVANERLNEMQDPELTIDRALEQYLNLGYSENWINQRLKSIEIRKELTDEWKRLGLKEGQQFASLTDIITKTWSGKTTKEYKTLKGLKKENLRDNMTNTELILNMLAEASTKDISQAVNPKNFTESATVAKRGGTIAGNARKELEQQTGKKVVTNLNAKTFLEDKKKLL, from the coding sequence ATGCAAAGTCCAAATGAAATAAAATTATTTGAAGAAAAAAAAGTCCGCACTTTATGGAGTGAAGATAAGGAAGAATGGTATTTTTCGGTAATAGACATAATCGAATCCTTGACGGAAAGTAGTATTCCCAAAAGATATTGGTCAGATTTAAAAAAGAAACTTCTTAAGGAAGGTAGCCAGTTGTACGAGAAAATCGTACAACTGAAATTCAAGGCTTCTGATGGAAAAAGATATGCAACAGACTGTCTTGAAACTCAAGATGTTTTCCGGTTAATACAATCTATTCCTTCGCCCAAAGCAGAGCCTTTTAAGTTGTGGTTAGCACAAGTAGCCAACGAGCGATTAAACGAAATGCAAGATCCAGAGCTTACTATTGATAGAGCTTTGGAACAATATCTGAATCTTGGATACAGCGAAAATTGGATCAATCAGCGCTTGAAAAGTATTGAAATCCGCAAAGAGTTGACTGATGAGTGGAAAAGATTAGGATTGAAAGAGGGGCAACAATTTGCTAGTTTGACCGATATTATTACCAAAACTTGGTCTGGAAAAACAACCAAAGAATACAAAACATTAAAAGGGTTGAAAAAAGAAAATCTTCGGGACAATATGACCAACACCGAATTGATTTTGAATATGCTGGCGGAAGCTTCGACTAAAGATATATCCCAAGCCGTGAATCCGAAAAATTTTACTGAAAGCGCAACAGTAGCAAAACGAGGCGGAACTATTGCAGGAAATGCGCGTAAAGAATTAGAACAACAAACAGGTAAAAAAGTAGTTACTAACTTAAATGCAAAAACTTTTTTAGAGGATAAAAAGAAATTGTTGTAA
- a CDS encoding HEPN domain-containing protein yields the protein MQSFRTEIEDPIVQKDIIDLERKIALFREGKIDEERFRSLRLARGVYGQRQEGVQMIRIKLPFGKVTSEQLHRISDVSDEYSRGRLHITTRQDIQIHYVSLDRTPELWAELEKSDITLREACGNTVRNITASENAGIDPEEPFDVSPYAYALFQYLLRNPVCQEMGRKVKMSFSSSDKDTALSYLHDLGFIPKIVNGERGFKVMLGGGLGSQPHHAELLSEFVPANQIIPTTEGILRVFDRHGERAKRLKARMKFLVKDLGKDEFLRLVDEEKKALSCQSFEIDTTAFEGAIPEPLLVAPKVEIADVAAFEAWKKANVFAQKQAGYVAIGIKVPVGDFYTDKARLLADLVKNYGANELRFSLRQNILIRNIKEDNLVFFYQELEKLGFVTLGYNSTADITACPGTDTCNLGIASSTGIATELERVLAAEYPQYNNNADITIKISGCMNACGQHNMAQIGFQGMSINSGKLVAPALQVLLGGGNLGNGNGRFADKVIKIPSRRGPDALRFILNDFESNANGLSFLDYYDAKGEKYFFDLLTPLANISNLTDADFVDWGNADNYVKAIGVGECAGVVIDLVATLIFEAKDKLTFANEAFEDGKWSDAIYLAYAGIVNGAKALLLAENQKTNHHAGIIDLFDTVFVETKKIALNSSFKELVYQINKNEPSEEFAKKYILEGIAFFENIETYRAKDLKND from the coding sequence ATGCAAAGTTTTAGAACCGAAATAGAAGATCCGATTGTTCAAAAGGACATCATCGATTTAGAAAGAAAAATTGCTTTATTCCGTGAAGGGAAAATTGATGAGGAACGTTTTCGTAGCCTTCGATTGGCGCGTGGTGTTTATGGTCAACGTCAGGAAGGTGTGCAAATGATTCGTATCAAATTGCCTTTCGGAAAAGTAACGAGCGAGCAATTGCATCGAATTTCTGATGTTTCAGATGAATATTCAAGAGGTCGTTTGCATATTACAACCCGTCAAGATATCCAAATTCACTACGTAAGTTTAGACAGAACGCCGGAACTTTGGGCAGAATTAGAAAAAAGCGATATCACGCTTCGTGAAGCTTGTGGGAACACGGTTCGAAACATTACCGCTAGCGAAAATGCAGGAATCGACCCCGAAGAACCTTTCGATGTATCGCCTTATGCTTATGCTTTATTTCAATATCTTTTGAGAAATCCGGTTTGTCAGGAAATGGGACGAAAAGTTAAAATGTCATTTTCATCATCGGACAAGGATACTGCTTTGAGCTATTTGCACGATTTAGGATTTATTCCAAAAATTGTAAATGGCGAAAGAGGTTTCAAAGTAATGTTAGGTGGTGGATTAGGTTCTCAGCCACATCACGCCGAATTGTTATCGGAATTTGTTCCCGCAAACCAAATAATTCCAACCACCGAAGGAATTCTTAGAGTATTTGACCGTCACGGCGAAAGAGCCAAACGTTTGAAAGCCCGTATGAAATTCTTAGTGAAAGATTTGGGGAAAGACGAATTTTTACGATTGGTCGACGAAGAGAAAAAAGCCTTGTCTTGCCAGTCTTTCGAAATAGATACTACCGCTTTTGAAGGGGCAATTCCAGAACCATTATTAGTTGCTCCTAAAGTTGAAATTGCAGATGTTGCCGCTTTCGAAGCTTGGAAAAAAGCGAATGTATTTGCACAGAAACAAGCCGGATATGTTGCCATTGGAATCAAAGTTCCAGTAGGGGATTTTTATACAGACAAAGCCCGATTGTTGGCCGATTTGGTTAAAAATTATGGTGCCAATGAGTTGCGCTTTTCATTACGCCAAAATATTCTTATTCGTAACATAAAAGAAGATAATTTGGTCTTTTTTTACCAAGAATTAGAAAAACTTGGTTTTGTGACTTTAGGATACAATTCGACTGCCGATATTACCGCTTGTCCGGGGACTGATACTTGTAATCTTGGAATTGCAAGTAGTACCGGAATTGCCACCGAACTGGAAAGAGTTTTGGCTGCCGAATATCCGCAATACAATAATAATGCTGACATTACCATAAAAATCAGTGGTTGTATGAATGCTTGTGGCCAACATAATATGGCGCAGATCGGTTTTCAAGGAATGTCAATCAATTCAGGAAAATTGGTCGCTCCGGCGCTTCAGGTGTTGTTAGGAGGAGGAAATTTAGGAAACGGAAATGGAAGATTTGCCGATAAAGTAATCAAAATTCCGAGTCGCCGTGGCCCGGATGCTTTGCGTTTTATTTTAAATGATTTTGAATCGAATGCTAATGGTTTATCCTTTTTAGATTATTACGATGCCAAGGGCGAAAAATACTTTTTCGATTTATTGACACCGCTTGCTAATATTTCTAACCTAACCGACGCTGATTTCGTCGATTGGGGAAATGCAGATAATTATGTAAAAGCAATTGGAGTAGGCGAATGTGCCGGAGTTGTAATCGATTTGGTGGCTACTTTAATTTTCGAAGCCAAAGATAAATTGACGTTCGCAAACGAAGCTTTTGAAGATGGAAAATGGTCAGATGCTATATATTTAGCCTATGCAGGAATTGTTAATGGTGCCAAAGCCTTATTGCTTGCCGAAAATCAAAAAACAAATCACCACGCCGGAATCATCGATTTATTCGATACCGTTTTTGTCGAAACCAAGAAAATTGCCTTGAATTCGTCTTTCAAAGAATTAGTGTATCAAATTAATAAAAACGAACCGTCTGAGGAATTTGCCAAAAAATACATTCTAGAAGGAATTGCTTTTTTTGAAAATATTGAAACGTATAGAGCCAAAGATTTAAAAAATGACTAA
- a CDS encoding OsmC family protein, which translates to MKVTLKRVNENFHFELKNERGHIVNVDARPDFGGNDMGPSPMELVLMGVAGCSGIDMISILKKQRQEISSFKADVEGVREEVGDAKPFKDIFVVFYLEGNIKENKALTAAQLSFEKYCSVAKTVEPTATIHYKVVLNGVELAKI; encoded by the coding sequence ATGAAAGTAACATTAAAGAGAGTAAACGAAAACTTCCACTTCGAATTAAAAAACGAACGTGGACATATAGTAAATGTAGATGCGCGTCCTGATTTTGGGGGTAATGATATGGGGCCAAGTCCAATGGAATTGGTTTTAATGGGCGTTGCAGGCTGCAGCGGAATCGATATGATTTCGATTTTGAAAAAACAACGTCAGGAAATCTCATCTTTCAAAGCAGATGTAGAAGGCGTGAGAGAGGAAGTTGGCGATGCAAAACCATTCAAAGATATTTTTGTGGTATTTTATTTAGAAGGAAATATCAAAGAAAATAAAGCATTGACCGCTGCGCAACTTTCTTTTGAAAAATATTGCTCAGTGGCCAAAACTGTAGAACCAACAGCAACAATTCATTATAAAGTAGTTTTAAATGGGGTGGAATTGGCAAAAATTTAA